Proteins from one bacterium genomic window:
- the cobO gene encoding cob(I)yrinic acid a,c-diamide adenosyltransferase, giving the protein MLGRRMSRKGLVIVNTGNGKGKTTAALGLALRAVGQGLRVSMVQFIKGSWKYGELRAPEFLPGFELHPMGRGFVGLGKETPAAEDIEAAREAFRAGRERVLSGKWDMVILDELNCAVSLGLVSIDMVLELIREKPENVHLVITGRGAKEELIEAADLVTEMREIKHPYAKGVKAQRGIEF; this is encoded by the coding sequence ATTCTAGGACGTCGAATGTCTCGCAAGGGTCTGGTCATAGTCAACACCGGCAACGGCAAGGGTAAAACCACAGCCGCTCTGGGTCTTGCGCTTCGCGCCGTGGGGCAGGGGCTCCGGGTCTCGATGGTGCAGTTCATAAAGGGAAGCTGGAAGTACGGGGAACTTAGGGCCCCGGAATTTCTCCCCGGCTTCGAGCTGCACCCGATGGGGCGCGGCTTCGTCGGCCTCGGCAAGGAAACCCCCGCCGCAGAAGACATAGAGGCGGCGCGGGAAGCCTTCCGGGCGGGGCGCGAGAGGGTTCTTTCCGGCAAGTGGGACATGGTCATACTCGACGAGCTCAATTGCGCGGTGTCGCTCGGTCTCGTCTCCATAGACATGGTGCTTGAATTGATAAGAGAAAAGCCCGAGAATGTCCACCTTGTCATTACCGGAAGAGGGGCGAAAGAAGAGCTAATCGAGGCCGCCGACCTCGTGACCGAGATGCGGGAGATAAAGCACCCCTACGCGAAGGGGGTAAAAGCCCAGCGTGGGATAGAGTTTTAA
- a CDS encoding YbaB/EbfC family nucleoid-associated protein, with the protein MLRQAQQMQQKMGQMQEELAKKTIEASSGGGMVTCKVNGKQDILSLKISPEVVDPNDVEMLEDLIVAAVSEAIKKSQEMVAAEMNKITGGMGLNLPKF; encoded by the coding sequence ATGCTGCGTCAGGCCCAGCAGATGCAGCAGAAGATGGGGCAGATGCAGGAAGAACTCGCCAAAAAAACGATCGAGGCAAGCTCGGGCGGCGGCATGGTCACCTGCAAGGTCAACGGCAAGCAGGATATCCTTTCTCTCAAGATATCCCCCGAGGTCGTAGACCCCAACGACGTGGAGATGCTCGAAGACCTCATCGTCGCCGCCGTGAGCGAGGCAATAAAGAAAAGCCAGGAGATGGTGGCCGCCGAGATGAACAAGATAACCGGCGGAATGGGACTAAACCTTCCGAAATTCTAG